A single Endozoicomonas sp. NE40 DNA region contains:
- the rpoZ gene encoding DNA-directed RNA polymerase subunit omega, with the protein MARVTVEDCLDNVDNRFELVMVASKRARQLSIGGKEPKLDWENDKPTVMALREIAEGLVTATTVEERIVDEDEAAMFLAGVES; encoded by the coding sequence GTGGCTCGAGTAACCGTAGAAGACTGCCTGGATAACGTTGATAACCGTTTTGAACTGGTTATGGTGGCTTCCAAGCGCGCCCGCCAGCTGTCCATTGGTGGTAAAGAACCAAAGCTGGACTGGGAAAATGATAAGCCAACGGTAATGGCTTTGCGTGAAATTGCTGAAGGTCTGGTAACCGCGACTACTGTTGAAGAGCGCATTGTCGATGAAGACGAGGCCGCTATGTTTCTGGCTGGTGTAGAAAGCTAA
- the spoT gene encoding bifunctional GTP diphosphokinase/guanosine-3',5'-bis pyrophosphate 3'-pyrophosphohydrolase has product MLTIDEFAGRLKSYLTPEQVNLVRRAYYYAEQAHDGQIRRSGEPYITHPLEVAAILADMHMDHHSLMAAMLHDVIEDTGIEKSAIVEQFGEVVAELVDGVSKLTHMHFENKTLAQAENFQKMALAMARDIRVILVKLSDRLHNMRTLGVLRPDKRRRIARETLDIYVPIANRLGMHNLRIELEDLGFEAMYPMRSRMIRQAVKQARGNRRDLVGKVQKAIAARLEEEGLKGRVVGREKHLYSIYKKMRSQSKSFGEIMDMFAFRIIVDSVDSCYRAFGIVHNLYKPIPGRFKDYIAIPKANGYQSLHTTLFGMHGVPVEIQIRTQEMEDMANNGIAAHWLYKSGDEALSGSHARTRQWLKGVLELQKNAGDSLEFIENVKIDLFPDEVYVFTPRGAILELPKGATAVDFAYAVHTDVGNTCVACRIDKRLASLSQPLQSGQTVEIVTAEGASPNVAWLNFVLTGKARSNIRHFLKHQRRNESIALGYRLLNKALVSFDTRVDQLDQGILNQQLKNFKLESLDELLEDIGLGNRMAYIVARMLVEPQETDGEEKSSLDVDIEQSLTIRGTEGMVISFAKCCHPIPGDPVVGHVSSGRGIVIHTDSCKNIAEIRYNPEKVLEVDWDKHVSGEFTVDLQVELEHHRGMIASLATSITAVEGNIEKISMEERDASFCMVQLLVNVKDRVHLARIIKRLRVIKGVHSITRRRES; this is encoded by the coding sequence TTGCTGACTATCGATGAGTTTGCCGGCCGCTTGAAGTCCTACCTGACCCCTGAACAGGTTAATCTTGTTCGCAGGGCTTACTATTACGCCGAACAGGCCCATGACGGGCAGATACGACGGAGTGGTGAGCCTTATATCACCCATCCTCTGGAAGTGGCAGCTATTCTGGCCGACATGCACATGGACCATCACAGCCTGATGGCCGCCATGCTGCACGATGTCATAGAGGACACCGGTATTGAAAAAAGTGCCATAGTCGAACAGTTTGGTGAAGTGGTCGCTGAACTGGTAGACGGGGTCAGCAAGCTGACCCACATGCACTTTGAGAATAAAACCCTGGCTCAGGCCGAGAATTTTCAGAAAATGGCGCTGGCCATGGCCCGGGATATCCGGGTTATTCTCGTCAAGCTTTCAGACCGTTTGCACAACATGCGAACCCTCGGGGTTCTGCGCCCGGATAAACGCCGCAGAATTGCCCGTGAAACCCTCGATATTTATGTTCCAATAGCCAATCGTCTTGGTATGCACAATCTGCGGATTGAGCTGGAAGACCTCGGCTTTGAAGCCATGTACCCCATGCGTTCACGCATGATTCGCCAGGCCGTCAAACAGGCGCGTGGCAATCGCCGGGACCTGGTGGGCAAAGTACAGAAAGCCATTGCTGCCCGGCTGGAAGAAGAAGGTCTTAAAGGCAGAGTGGTGGGACGCGAGAAACATCTCTACAGCATTTATAAAAAGATGCGCAGCCAGAGCAAGTCCTTTGGTGAAATCATGGACATGTTCGCCTTTCGCATCATAGTCGACAGTGTCGACAGCTGTTACCGCGCCTTTGGCATCGTTCACAACCTCTACAAACCCATCCCCGGCCGCTTCAAAGACTATATCGCTATCCCCAAAGCCAACGGCTATCAATCCCTCCACACCACTTTGTTCGGTATGCACGGCGTACCTGTGGAAATCCAGATCCGTACTCAGGAAATGGAAGATATGGCGAACAATGGCATCGCCGCGCACTGGCTGTATAAATCCGGTGATGAAGCGCTGTCGGGCAGTCATGCCCGTACACGACAGTGGCTAAAAGGTGTGCTGGAGCTACAGAAGAATGCCGGTGACTCCCTGGAGTTTATTGAAAACGTAAAAATCGACCTCTTCCCCGATGAAGTCTATGTTTTCACACCCCGTGGTGCGATTCTCGAATTGCCAAAAGGGGCGACTGCGGTCGATTTTGCCTATGCGGTTCATACCGATGTGGGTAACACCTGCGTTGCCTGTCGTATTGATAAACGACTTGCGTCACTCAGTCAGCCACTGCAGAGTGGGCAGACGGTAGAAATCGTAACGGCGGAAGGTGCCAGCCCCAATGTCGCCTGGCTGAACTTTGTCCTGACTGGCAAAGCCCGTTCTAACATCCGTCACTTCCTCAAACATCAGCGTCGCAACGAATCCATTGCTCTTGGCTATCGCCTGTTGAATAAGGCTCTGGTCAGCTTTGATACCCGGGTGGATCAACTGGATCAGGGCATTCTCAACCAGCAGTTGAAAAACTTTAAGCTGGAGTCGCTGGACGAACTGCTTGAAGACATCGGCCTTGGTAACCGTATGGCTTACATCGTTGCCCGTATGCTGGTGGAGCCTCAGGAAACCGATGGTGAGGAGAAGTCTTCACTGGATGTGGACATTGAACAGTCTCTGACCATTCGTGGCACGGAAGGCATGGTAATCAGCTTTGCCAAGTGTTGTCATCCTATTCCGGGCGACCCGGTGGTGGGGCATGTCAGCTCCGGTCGGGGCATTGTGATTCACACCGACAGCTGCAAAAACATTGCAGAAATTCGCTATAACCCTGAAAAGGTTCTGGAAGTCGACTGGGACAAACACGTTTCCGGTGAGTTCACGGTAGACCTGCAGGTCGAGCTGGAACATCATCGTGGCATGATCGCCTCTCTGGCCACCAGTATTACGGCGGTTGAAGGCAATATTGAAAAGATCAGCATGGAAGAACGTGATGCCAGTTTCTGCATGGTACAACTACTGGTGAACGTTAAAGACCGTGTCCATCTTGCCCGTATCATTAAACGACTGCGCGTGATTAAAGGCGTACACTCCATTACCCGCCGCAGGGAATCCTAA
- a CDS encoding RidA family protein, protein MSNRQIINTKRAPQAIGTYSQAVKAGTTVYISGQIPLVPETMELQDGDFKDLTRRCFTNLKAIAEAAGGTLEDAAKVNIFLTDLSNFASVNEVMAEFFEQPYPARAAIGVKELPKGVPVEVDAVLELK, encoded by the coding sequence ATGAGTAACCGACAGATTATTAATACCAAGCGAGCACCACAGGCGATTGGTACCTATTCCCAGGCAGTAAAAGCGGGAACCACGGTTTATATCTCTGGACAGATTCCACTGGTACCTGAAACCATGGAATTGCAGGATGGCGACTTTAAAGATCTGACCCGTCGTTGTTTCACCAACCTCAAAGCGATTGCCGAAGCTGCAGGTGGTACGTTAGAGGACGCCGCCAAGGTGAATATCTTCCTGACCGACCTGAGCAATTTTGCTTCTGTAAATGAAGTGATGGCTGAGTTCTTTGAACAGCCCTACCCGGCACGAGCTGCCATTGGTGTGAAAGAGCTGCCAAAGGGCGTACCGGTTGAGGTTGATGCTGTTCTGGAGTTGAAATAA
- a CDS encoding flavin-containing monooxygenase, which translates to MSANKEVAIIGAGPAGLITGSILKKAGFTITLFEQRNCLGGSWAIQPLSELIDIRDGLSGIYCPTYPTLRCNVPRQTMALPDFPYPDDYPCYPRHDEVLSQLQRFAEHNGLLPHIRFNHRFLTLEASPKSGLTNGNPKRWQIQTSQNSAEFDAVVFCNSRYYYPKLPDLEPLLSFTGRLEHSFSYRGPAAYRNQRIALVGTGPSGEDLSREISHCASRVFLCAHSGSRELHKPIWKPYGANQNLTRHRDVIACNGRTVILENGEKLQDIDVLILCTGYQPDPVFRQALPGIELSGDKSCMAPLYLNLFHPVHPELSATGMTLASAPFILYHCQAEVIAGYLKGKIQLPTAQQRLFAAEQVELRSSGRVNFSVRRKISMKQLDQLANMASIPSPVKATVEALAISNKQRLKYPDHYRDLPWGSE; encoded by the coding sequence ATGTCCGCTAATAAAGAAGTAGCCATCATCGGGGCAGGGCCAGCAGGGTTAATTACCGGCAGCATACTGAAAAAGGCCGGTTTTACCATTACGCTTTTTGAGCAGCGCAACTGTCTGGGGGGTTCCTGGGCTATTCAGCCTCTGTCTGAGCTGATTGATATTCGTGACGGTCTCTCCGGCATTTACTGTCCAACCTACCCCACGCTACGTTGCAATGTACCCAGACAGACAATGGCGCTGCCCGATTTTCCCTATCCTGATGATTACCCCTGCTATCCCCGGCATGATGAAGTGTTGTCACAGCTGCAACGCTTTGCAGAACATAACGGCCTGTTGCCACACATTCGATTTAATCACCGCTTTCTTACGCTTGAGGCATCTCCTAAAAGTGGATTAACCAATGGCAACCCCAAACGCTGGCAGATTCAAACCAGCCAGAACAGCGCAGAATTCGATGCCGTTGTATTCTGCAACAGTCGTTATTATTACCCAAAGCTTCCGGATCTTGAGCCATTACTGTCCTTTACCGGGCGGCTTGAACACAGTTTCAGCTATCGGGGGCCGGCAGCGTATCGCAATCAGCGCATTGCCCTTGTGGGTACAGGCCCTTCCGGTGAAGACCTGAGCCGGGAAATCAGCCATTGTGCCAGCCGGGTATTTCTTTGTGCGCATTCTGGCAGCCGGGAGCTGCACAAACCGATCTGGAAACCCTACGGTGCAAACCAGAACCTGACCCGGCACCGGGATGTTATTGCCTGTAATGGCCGAACCGTGATTCTGGAAAACGGTGAAAAACTGCAGGATATTGATGTCCTGATCCTGTGTACCGGTTACCAGCCTGATCCTGTTTTCAGGCAGGCCCTGCCAGGTATTGAACTATCTGGTGATAAAAGCTGTATGGCGCCTCTCTACCTTAATCTGTTCCATCCTGTACACCCGGAATTATCAGCCACCGGGATGACTCTGGCCAGTGCGCCATTTATCCTGTATCACTGTCAGGCTGAAGTGATTGCGGGTTACCTGAAAGGAAAAATCCAATTGCCAACCGCACAACAACGACTATTTGCGGCAGAACAGGTAGAGCTTCGAAGTTCCGGGCGGGTGAACTTTTCTGTTCGCAGAAAAATCAGTATGAAACAGCTGGACCAGCTGGCAAACATGGCGAGTATTCCGTCACCGGTAAAGGCAACGGTAGAAGCACTTGCGATCAGCAATAAACAGCGGCTGAAATACCCGGATCATTATCGGGATTTGCCATGGGGAAGCGAGTAG
- a CDS encoding SDR family oxidoreductase — translation MSWPDKLLLTNGFRVWGLRRTIDQLPEGVSAIPGDLSDPDRLGAWPETIDYVLYTAAADGHSPELYQKAYVTGLMNVINHLKKKNIQPRHLFFTSSTSVYHQCNGEWVDEGSDCHPQTFAGQTLLEAEKVLFAGNLPATSVRFGGIYGPGRNRLIKRVLEQKGCAKEPAVYSNRIHRDDCAGILKHLIQMSISGQMPDPVYIGVDCQPAPMHDVLHWIATQYGVELNDDHPAPPRSSKRCSNHKILDTGYQFKYPDYKAGYLKQKTMSEKCSFRPPR, via the coding sequence GTGAGCTGGCCAGACAAATTGCTGCTCACCAATGGGTTTAGAGTCTGGGGCCTGCGTCGCACCATTGATCAGTTGCCCGAAGGGGTTAGCGCTATTCCCGGCGACCTTTCAGACCCGGACAGACTTGGCGCATGGCCTGAAACCATCGACTACGTTCTTTATACGGCCGCTGCCGACGGACACTCACCAGAGCTTTACCAGAAAGCTTACGTCACTGGTCTTATGAATGTGATCAATCATTTAAAAAAGAAAAATATTCAGCCCAGACACCTGTTCTTCACCTCCAGCACCAGCGTCTATCATCAGTGCAATGGCGAATGGGTCGATGAAGGCTCTGACTGCCACCCTCAAACCTTTGCCGGTCAAACTCTGCTGGAGGCGGAAAAGGTACTGTTTGCCGGCAATCTGCCTGCCACTTCTGTGCGCTTTGGTGGCATTTATGGTCCTGGCAGAAACCGGCTGATTAAACGGGTGCTTGAACAAAAAGGATGCGCGAAAGAGCCTGCTGTCTACAGTAACCGCATTCACCGGGATGATTGCGCCGGTATTCTCAAACACCTGATTCAAATGAGCATCAGTGGGCAAATGCCTGACCCTGTTTACATTGGCGTTGATTGCCAGCCAGCTCCTATGCACGATGTTCTGCACTGGATTGCGACTCAGTACGGTGTCGAACTGAACGATGATCATCCTGCTCCCCCAAGATCCAGTAAACGTTGCAGCAACCACAAAATTCTCGATACGGGCTATCAGTTTAAATACCCGGATTACAAGGCTGGCTACCTGAAGCAAAAAACCATGAGCGAAAAATGCAGCTTTCGTCCCCCCCGGTGA